A single region of the Manihot esculenta cultivar AM560-2 chromosome 12, M.esculenta_v8, whole genome shotgun sequence genome encodes:
- the LOC110628062 gene encoding protein SUPPRESSOR OF GENE SILENCING 3 isoform X1 has protein sequence MLILLLPSYACFLFLRLSHSRLLAGLCNFISSGFNREREVRLFQIFSYIQSTLVAKMSSRRAVGRTSAAGAGTGNNASSTGKSASEISVSKVEQLGQGVAGIRLDAAQDDGEWEVKSRKTKSRAGSSAAKPWGSQNSNSKAWGHPDLVQKPGMRNNGGSGKVSANAWPTQGFDSKKPTGRGNTRPQSSSWGLDNYIAPQSVIPPPLEHGWNWRSRAGATDPNGTEDDQRKDEDTEVNKETDVDDEDDDAMDDTDDELLSEDFDSDASQKSHETRKKSRWFKQFFESLDSLTVEELNEPARQWHCPACQGGPGAIDWYRGLQPLMTHAKTKGSKRVRLHRELAELLEEELRRRGTSVIPAGEVFGKWKGLKDEERDHEIVWPPMVIIMNTRLEQDENDKWIGMGNQELLDYFSGYAAAKARHSYGPQGHRGMSILIFESSARGYLEAERLHKHFADQGTDRNAWDRRRVLFHPGGNRQLYGYMAVKEDLDIFNQHSQGRSKLKYEMRSYHEMVVCQINQMSEDNQQLIWFKSKADKEKRKNRTLEESLEIVTDKLRKTTEENRIVRQRTQMHHEQSQEELDFQEQFFKDQLKLIHEARDAKEEDFENLQQKERGEKAKQLSSNPSNSEEYRRRVEEMDKFVQFQDKEMKEYVAERDGLIKAHEEKFAEMKRRHWEEEYKLEKEFDAELTHLMYKYTPRPHTKEGCNATSKE, from the exons ATGCTTATTCTCTTGCTTCCTTCTTACGCCTGTTTTCTCTTTCTTCGTCTCTCACACTCTCGACTACTTGCCGGCTTGTGTAATTTCATTTCCAGCGGATTTAACCGTGAGCGTGAAGTCCGTCTTTTTCAG ATTTTTAGTTATATCCAGTCCACATTGGTTGCAAAAATGAGTTCAAGGAGAGCAGTGGGAAGGACTTCAGCTGCTGGTGCTGGTACTGGTAATAATGCATCATCTACGGGGAAAAGTGCATCAGAAATCTCTGTTTCTAAGGTTGAGCAGTTGGGTCAAGGTGTAGCAGGCATTAGGTTGGATGCCGCACAAGATGATGGAGAATGGGAGGTTAAATCACGGAAGACTAAGAGCAGAGCTGGAAGCAGTGCTGCAAAGCCCTGGGGTTCTCAGAACTCCAATTCTAAAGCTTGGGGACACCCAGATCTGGTACAGAAACCAGGCATGCGAAATAATGGTGGATCAGGAAAGGTATCTGCAAATGCATGGCCAACTCAGGGTTTTGATTCTAAGAAGCCAACTGGCAGAGGAAATACCAGGCCTCAATCATCCAGTTGGGGCTTGGACAACTACATTGCTCCACAATCAGTAATTCCCCCACCTCTGGAGCATGGATGGAATTGGAGATCTAGAGCTGGTGCTACTGATCCAAACGGTACAGAGGATGATCAGAGAAAAGATGAAGATACTGAGGTTAACAAAGAAACTGATGTtgatgatgaagatgatgatgcTATGGATGATACAGATGATGAGCTCCTTAGTGAAGACTTTGACTCAGATGCCAGTCAAAAGAGTCATGAGACTCGCAAGAAAAGCAGATGGTTCAAGCAATTTTTTGAGAGTTTAGACAGTTTGACTGTTGAGGAACTCAATGAACCAGCAAGACAGTGGCACTGTCCAGCATGCCAAGGCGGTCCTGGTGCCATTGACTGGTACAGAGGCCTGCAGCCCTTGATGACACATGCAAAAACAAAGGGATCAAAAAGGGTGAGGCTTCACAGAGAGCTTGCAGAActtttggaggaggagttgcgtAGAAGAGGAACTTCAGTTATTCCAGCTGGTGAAGTATTCGGAAAATGGAAAGGCTTAAAAGACGAGGAAAGAGACCATGAAATAGTTTGGCCTCCAATGGTTATAATTATGAATACAAGGCTTGAACAAGATGAGAATGATAAG TGGATTGGAATGGGCAATCAGGAGCTTCTTGATTACTTCAGTGGGTATGCTGCTGCAAAGGCTAGACACTCATATGGACCACAGGGACATCGTGGGATGAGCATTCTGATATTTGAGAGCTCTGCAAGAGGTTATCTGGAAGCTGAACGTCTGCACAAGCATTTTGCTGATCAGGGAACTGATAGAAATGCTTGGGATCGTCGTCGAGTCCTGTTCCATCCTGGTGGTAACCGCCAACTCTATGGTTACATGGCAGTTAAGGAAGACTTGGACATCTTCAATCAGCATTCTCAAg GGAGGTCAAAGCTGAAATATGAGATGAGGTCTTACCATGAAATGGTAGTGTGCCAAATCAATCAAATGAGTGAGGATAACCAGCAACTTATTTGGTTTAAGAGCAAGGCtgataaagaaaaaaggaagaacAGGACTCTTGAGGAATCTCTTGAAATTGTTACCGACAAACTGCGGAAGACTACAGAAGAAAACCGCATTGTGAGGCAGAGAACCCAGATGCACCATGAACAGAGCCAGGAGGAG CTGGATTTCCAAGAGCAATTTTTCAAGGATCAACTCAAGCTTATCCATGAAGCAAGGGATGCAAAGGAAGAGGATTTTGAGAACCTACAACAGAAGGAAAGGGGGGAGAAAGCAAAGCAGCTAAGTTCCAATCCTTCTAATTCTGAGGAATATAGGCGCAG GGTGGAAGAAATGGATAAATTTGTACAATTTCAAGACAAAGAGATGAAAGAGTATGTAGCTGAGAGAGATGGGCTCATCAAAGCACACGAGGAGAAGTTTGCTGAAATGAAGAGGAGGCACTGGGAGGAAGAGTATAAGTTAGAAAAAGAGTTTGATGCAGAACTTACACACTTGATGTACAAGTACACTCCCCGCCCACATACCAAAGAAGGATGTAATGCAACCAGCAAAGAGTAG
- the LOC110628062 gene encoding protein SUPPRESSOR OF GENE SILENCING 3 isoform X3, producing the protein MSSRRAVGRTSAAGAGTGNNASSTGKSASEISVSKVEQLGQGVAGIRLDAAQDDGEWEVKSRKTKSRAGSSAAKPWGSQNSNSKAWGHPDLVQKPGMRNNGGSGKVSANAWPTQGFDSKKPTGRGNTRPQSSSWGLDNYIAPQSVIPPPLEHGWNWRSRAGATDPNGTEDDQRKDEDTEVNKETDVDDEDDDAMDDTDDELLSEDFDSDASQKSHETRKKSRWFKQFFESLDSLTVEELNEPARQWHCPACQGGPGAIDWYRGLQPLMTHAKTKGSKRVRLHRELAELLEEELRRRGTSVIPAGEVFGKWKGLKDEERDHEIVWPPMVIIMNTRLEQDENDKWIGMGNQELLDYFSGYAAAKARHSYGPQGHRGMSILIFESSARGYLEAERLHKHFADQGTDRNAWDRRRVLFHPGGNRQLYGYMAVKEDLDIFNQHSQGRSKLKYEMRSYHEMVVCQINQMSEDNQQLIWFKSKADKEKRKNRTLEESLEIVTDKLRKTTEENRIVRQRTQMHHEQSQEELDFQEQFFKDQLKLIHEARDAKEEDFENLQQKERGEKAKQLSSNPSNSEEYRRRVEEMDKFVQFQDKEMKEYVAERDGLIKAHEEKFAEMKRRHWEEEYKLEKEFDAELTHLMYKYTPRPHTKEGCNATSKE; encoded by the exons ATGAGTTCAAGGAGAGCAGTGGGAAGGACTTCAGCTGCTGGTGCTGGTACTGGTAATAATGCATCATCTACGGGGAAAAGTGCATCAGAAATCTCTGTTTCTAAGGTTGAGCAGTTGGGTCAAGGTGTAGCAGGCATTAGGTTGGATGCCGCACAAGATGATGGAGAATGGGAGGTTAAATCACGGAAGACTAAGAGCAGAGCTGGAAGCAGTGCTGCAAAGCCCTGGGGTTCTCAGAACTCCAATTCTAAAGCTTGGGGACACCCAGATCTGGTACAGAAACCAGGCATGCGAAATAATGGTGGATCAGGAAAGGTATCTGCAAATGCATGGCCAACTCAGGGTTTTGATTCTAAGAAGCCAACTGGCAGAGGAAATACCAGGCCTCAATCATCCAGTTGGGGCTTGGACAACTACATTGCTCCACAATCAGTAATTCCCCCACCTCTGGAGCATGGATGGAATTGGAGATCTAGAGCTGGTGCTACTGATCCAAACGGTACAGAGGATGATCAGAGAAAAGATGAAGATACTGAGGTTAACAAAGAAACTGATGTtgatgatgaagatgatgatgcTATGGATGATACAGATGATGAGCTCCTTAGTGAAGACTTTGACTCAGATGCCAGTCAAAAGAGTCATGAGACTCGCAAGAAAAGCAGATGGTTCAAGCAATTTTTTGAGAGTTTAGACAGTTTGACTGTTGAGGAACTCAATGAACCAGCAAGACAGTGGCACTGTCCAGCATGCCAAGGCGGTCCTGGTGCCATTGACTGGTACAGAGGCCTGCAGCCCTTGATGACACATGCAAAAACAAAGGGATCAAAAAGGGTGAGGCTTCACAGAGAGCTTGCAGAActtttggaggaggagttgcgtAGAAGAGGAACTTCAGTTATTCCAGCTGGTGAAGTATTCGGAAAATGGAAAGGCTTAAAAGACGAGGAAAGAGACCATGAAATAGTTTGGCCTCCAATGGTTATAATTATGAATACAAGGCTTGAACAAGATGAGAATGATAAG TGGATTGGAATGGGCAATCAGGAGCTTCTTGATTACTTCAGTGGGTATGCTGCTGCAAAGGCTAGACACTCATATGGACCACAGGGACATCGTGGGATGAGCATTCTGATATTTGAGAGCTCTGCAAGAGGTTATCTGGAAGCTGAACGTCTGCACAAGCATTTTGCTGATCAGGGAACTGATAGAAATGCTTGGGATCGTCGTCGAGTCCTGTTCCATCCTGGTGGTAACCGCCAACTCTATGGTTACATGGCAGTTAAGGAAGACTTGGACATCTTCAATCAGCATTCTCAAg GGAGGTCAAAGCTGAAATATGAGATGAGGTCTTACCATGAAATGGTAGTGTGCCAAATCAATCAAATGAGTGAGGATAACCAGCAACTTATTTGGTTTAAGAGCAAGGCtgataaagaaaaaaggaagaacAGGACTCTTGAGGAATCTCTTGAAATTGTTACCGACAAACTGCGGAAGACTACAGAAGAAAACCGCATTGTGAGGCAGAGAACCCAGATGCACCATGAACAGAGCCAGGAGGAG CTGGATTTCCAAGAGCAATTTTTCAAGGATCAACTCAAGCTTATCCATGAAGCAAGGGATGCAAAGGAAGAGGATTTTGAGAACCTACAACAGAAGGAAAGGGGGGAGAAAGCAAAGCAGCTAAGTTCCAATCCTTCTAATTCTGAGGAATATAGGCGCAG GGTGGAAGAAATGGATAAATTTGTACAATTTCAAGACAAAGAGATGAAAGAGTATGTAGCTGAGAGAGATGGGCTCATCAAAGCACACGAGGAGAAGTTTGCTGAAATGAAGAGGAGGCACTGGGAGGAAGAGTATAAGTTAGAAAAAGAGTTTGATGCAGAACTTACACACTTGATGTACAAGTACACTCCCCGCCCACATACCAAAGAAGGATGTAATGCAACCAGCAAAGAGTAG
- the LOC110628062 gene encoding protein SUPPRESSOR OF GENE SILENCING 3 isoform X2, giving the protein MLILLLPSYACFLFLRLSHSRLLAGLCNFISSGFNREREVRLFQSTLVAKMSSRRAVGRTSAAGAGTGNNASSTGKSASEISVSKVEQLGQGVAGIRLDAAQDDGEWEVKSRKTKSRAGSSAAKPWGSQNSNSKAWGHPDLVQKPGMRNNGGSGKVSANAWPTQGFDSKKPTGRGNTRPQSSSWGLDNYIAPQSVIPPPLEHGWNWRSRAGATDPNGTEDDQRKDEDTEVNKETDVDDEDDDAMDDTDDELLSEDFDSDASQKSHETRKKSRWFKQFFESLDSLTVEELNEPARQWHCPACQGGPGAIDWYRGLQPLMTHAKTKGSKRVRLHRELAELLEEELRRRGTSVIPAGEVFGKWKGLKDEERDHEIVWPPMVIIMNTRLEQDENDKWIGMGNQELLDYFSGYAAAKARHSYGPQGHRGMSILIFESSARGYLEAERLHKHFADQGTDRNAWDRRRVLFHPGGNRQLYGYMAVKEDLDIFNQHSQGRSKLKYEMRSYHEMVVCQINQMSEDNQQLIWFKSKADKEKRKNRTLEESLEIVTDKLRKTTEENRIVRQRTQMHHEQSQEELDFQEQFFKDQLKLIHEARDAKEEDFENLQQKERGEKAKQLSSNPSNSEEYRRRVEEMDKFVQFQDKEMKEYVAERDGLIKAHEEKFAEMKRRHWEEEYKLEKEFDAELTHLMYKYTPRPHTKEGCNATSKE; this is encoded by the exons ATGCTTATTCTCTTGCTTCCTTCTTACGCCTGTTTTCTCTTTCTTCGTCTCTCACACTCTCGACTACTTGCCGGCTTGTGTAATTTCATTTCCAGCGGATTTAACCGTGAGCGTGAAGTCCGTCTTTTTCAG TCCACATTGGTTGCAAAAATGAGTTCAAGGAGAGCAGTGGGAAGGACTTCAGCTGCTGGTGCTGGTACTGGTAATAATGCATCATCTACGGGGAAAAGTGCATCAGAAATCTCTGTTTCTAAGGTTGAGCAGTTGGGTCAAGGTGTAGCAGGCATTAGGTTGGATGCCGCACAAGATGATGGAGAATGGGAGGTTAAATCACGGAAGACTAAGAGCAGAGCTGGAAGCAGTGCTGCAAAGCCCTGGGGTTCTCAGAACTCCAATTCTAAAGCTTGGGGACACCCAGATCTGGTACAGAAACCAGGCATGCGAAATAATGGTGGATCAGGAAAGGTATCTGCAAATGCATGGCCAACTCAGGGTTTTGATTCTAAGAAGCCAACTGGCAGAGGAAATACCAGGCCTCAATCATCCAGTTGGGGCTTGGACAACTACATTGCTCCACAATCAGTAATTCCCCCACCTCTGGAGCATGGATGGAATTGGAGATCTAGAGCTGGTGCTACTGATCCAAACGGTACAGAGGATGATCAGAGAAAAGATGAAGATACTGAGGTTAACAAAGAAACTGATGTtgatgatgaagatgatgatgcTATGGATGATACAGATGATGAGCTCCTTAGTGAAGACTTTGACTCAGATGCCAGTCAAAAGAGTCATGAGACTCGCAAGAAAAGCAGATGGTTCAAGCAATTTTTTGAGAGTTTAGACAGTTTGACTGTTGAGGAACTCAATGAACCAGCAAGACAGTGGCACTGTCCAGCATGCCAAGGCGGTCCTGGTGCCATTGACTGGTACAGAGGCCTGCAGCCCTTGATGACACATGCAAAAACAAAGGGATCAAAAAGGGTGAGGCTTCACAGAGAGCTTGCAGAActtttggaggaggagttgcgtAGAAGAGGAACTTCAGTTATTCCAGCTGGTGAAGTATTCGGAAAATGGAAAGGCTTAAAAGACGAGGAAAGAGACCATGAAATAGTTTGGCCTCCAATGGTTATAATTATGAATACAAGGCTTGAACAAGATGAGAATGATAAG TGGATTGGAATGGGCAATCAGGAGCTTCTTGATTACTTCAGTGGGTATGCTGCTGCAAAGGCTAGACACTCATATGGACCACAGGGACATCGTGGGATGAGCATTCTGATATTTGAGAGCTCTGCAAGAGGTTATCTGGAAGCTGAACGTCTGCACAAGCATTTTGCTGATCAGGGAACTGATAGAAATGCTTGGGATCGTCGTCGAGTCCTGTTCCATCCTGGTGGTAACCGCCAACTCTATGGTTACATGGCAGTTAAGGAAGACTTGGACATCTTCAATCAGCATTCTCAAg GGAGGTCAAAGCTGAAATATGAGATGAGGTCTTACCATGAAATGGTAGTGTGCCAAATCAATCAAATGAGTGAGGATAACCAGCAACTTATTTGGTTTAAGAGCAAGGCtgataaagaaaaaaggaagaacAGGACTCTTGAGGAATCTCTTGAAATTGTTACCGACAAACTGCGGAAGACTACAGAAGAAAACCGCATTGTGAGGCAGAGAACCCAGATGCACCATGAACAGAGCCAGGAGGAG CTGGATTTCCAAGAGCAATTTTTCAAGGATCAACTCAAGCTTATCCATGAAGCAAGGGATGCAAAGGAAGAGGATTTTGAGAACCTACAACAGAAGGAAAGGGGGGAGAAAGCAAAGCAGCTAAGTTCCAATCCTTCTAATTCTGAGGAATATAGGCGCAG GGTGGAAGAAATGGATAAATTTGTACAATTTCAAGACAAAGAGATGAAAGAGTATGTAGCTGAGAGAGATGGGCTCATCAAAGCACACGAGGAGAAGTTTGCTGAAATGAAGAGGAGGCACTGGGAGGAAGAGTATAAGTTAGAAAAAGAGTTTGATGCAGAACTTACACACTTGATGTACAAGTACACTCCCCGCCCACATACCAAAGAAGGATGTAATGCAACCAGCAAAGAGTAG